The following is a genomic window from Sporosarcina jeotgali.
TGAACCCGCACACATCGTCGACTTGGACTTACGAAAAGTAGCAAAAACGGGGCTATGGGTAACTTTATGGGTAACTGTTGGATTGTTTGCACTTGATGTGTTCATTCAGCTAGCCGTTCTTCATAAGTTTTCCATTTCGTTCTCGTTTTGGAACGTTCTTTTTGCAGTCATCGGATATATCGTCCTGATTGTAGTTCATGAATTGTTTCATTTATTAGGCTTCCGCATTTTTGCGGGAGTTCCGTGGCGAAAGATGATTGTCGGTGTCAATTTAAAACTTGGCATTGCGTATGCCACAACAGATGAGTGGATGACCAATGCCGCCATTCGAAAAGCGTTACTTATGCCATTTTGGACTACGGGCGTTATTCCTGCACTTGTTGGTTTATATCTATCCAACGGTGTATGGCTATTCCTTGGGGGTCTTCTTATTGGAGGAGCAGCCGGTGACTTCGCGATGTACAAAGAACTGAAACAGTTTCCAGATGAATGGCTCGTAAAAGACGATCCAGAACGTCCGCGACTCTATTTGCATGAGCCTGTTCATTCCGTGGAGTAAAGCGTTCCTTCATTCTTAACAAGACATGTGGTTGACTATTCATATTAAGAAAAAAGCCAGACATGAAGGATTCTGCATCCTTGCATGCCTGGCTTTTTAATAAAATTGTGCTTACACATTAAAACGGAATAGCATTACGTCTCCATCTTTAACGAGGTATTCTTTTCCTTCAAGTCGTACTTTTCCAGCTTCTTTTGCAGCAGCCATTGAACCTGCTGCCATTAAATCATCATACGCAACTGTTTCAGCGCGGATGAATCCACGCTCAAAGTCCGTATGGATGACACCAGCACATTGAGGCGCCTTCATGCCCTTACGGAATGTCCATGCACGAACTTCTTGCACACCCGCCGTAAAGTACGTTGCCAATCCGAGCAACTGATACGCAGCACGGATTAATTGATCAAGACCGGACTCTTCGATACCAAGCTCATCTAGGAACATTTGCTTTTCGTCATCATCGAGCTCCGCCATCTCTTCTTCAATCTTCGCACAGACAACAATAACTTCCGCATTGTCTTTTTCAGCGAAGTCACGAACGGCTTGCACATACTCGTTGTTCGCTGCATCCGCAATTTCATCTTCTGAAACATTTGCTACGTAAAGCATCGGTTTAATGGTCAGCAAATGCATACCCTTTACAACCGCTGTTTCTTCAGGAGTAAGCTCTACAGAACGTGCAGACTCTCCTGCTTCAAACGCATCTTTCAATTTAAGAAGAACCGGCTCTTCAATCATAGCTTCTTTATCTTTCTGCTTTGCCATTTTTGTAACACGCTGAAGACGCTTGTCCACGCTTTCCATATCTGCAAGAATCAATTCAAGATTGATGACTTCGATGTCTGACAAAGGATCTACTTTACCACTTACGTGTGTAATATTATCATCTGCGAAACAACGAACAACCTGACAAATTGCATCGGTTTCTCGAATGTGAGACAAAAACTTATTTCCAAGTCCTTCTCCTTTACTCGCTCCCTCAACAATTCCTGCTATGTCTGTAAACTCAAAAGCAGTAGGCACTGTCTTTTTCGGTGTGACAAGTTCAGTCAGTTTTTGAAGACGCTCATCAGGTACTTCTACGATTCCTACGTTCGGATCGATTGTACAGAACGGATAGTTCGCAGCTTCCGCACCAGCCTTTGTAATTGCGTTGAACAACGTGGACTTTCCAACGTTCGGAAGTCCGACGATACCAGCTGTCAATGCCATAACTTTCCCAACCTTTCATCTATACCAATTTATTATGTTCAATTATTCAATGCAGCTCTTCCATTATAAGGAGAGAACGCCTTTCTGTCCATTCAGCTTTCTGTATCCCCTTGCTGGATCACACGCTTCATTTTTTTTGTAAATTCGTTACGTGGAATCATGATACTATGACCGCATCCTAAGCACTTAATGCGTATGTCTGCCCCCATACGAATGACCTTCCAGGAATTCGTTCCGCATGGATGCTGTTTTTTCATCTCTACGACATCATTTATACCAAATTGTTTTGCTTCCAATCTATTCACTCCGATCATTCATTCTCATACGTTCGCTTGAGATTAGTTATTTACGTATAATCTGGCTTTGTTTTGAGTATACTTCAGGACAACGCACATTCCTACTACTATTCCTAGACAGGAGCCTGATTATGCAAAAACTTGAACAAGCCGAATTGAACTCTCGTATTCACTACAAAGAAACTGGTGCCGTTTGGAAATTGAGCACGTTGTTCTTAGAAAATATTCCTTTTACAACACGTGAAATCCTGTTCCTATGTATTGGAACAGATCGGTCAACTGGTGATGCACTAGGTCCGCTCGTTGGCTCATTACTCACAGAAACTCGATCATTCCCTTACCGTGTTATCGGTACGTTAGAAGATCCTCTTCACGCACTTAATATTGAAGAGAGAGTTACTGAGCTTGCTGTAACTCATCCCGATGCATACTTTGTTGCAGTTGACGCGTGCCTTGGAAAAAGTGATTCAGTGGGGCATCTGCTTGTACAAGACGGGCCATTGCAGCCGGGAAAGGCAGTTGGCAAAGAGCTTCCTTCAGTTGGTGATATTGCCATAAAAGGTGTCGTCAATATCGGAGGCTTCATGGAGCATTCCGTTCTTCAAAGCACACGGCTTCATCTATCTTATGAAATGGGACGAACTATTTCGCGCGCACTGCAACTTGCACATGGCCGTCTAAAGTCAAAACGCGTATATGATACTTACAATCAGAGCCACTACCGGAATAGCGGGAATGAAGTTCGCTACTCGGATCTTAGTCAAGCCGATTAAGTTCAGTCCGATCGCCAAAATCATAAGGCCCCCTGTTGCAGTCATTTCCGATATGAAAAGCTCAAGAAGCTCATCTGGAACAAAACGGCTGATTTGTGTAGAAAATAATGTGATCAGTCCCTGGTATAGTAATACGGGCACTGCTGCAAAAATGACTCCAATTCCGAGCGTTGAGCTCAGGATGATTGATGTAAATCCATCGATTACCCCTTTCATCATCAGCACATCATGATCGTTCCGCAACCCACTGTCGATTGCCCCAATGATTGACATAGAGCCAATGACAAAAATCATTGTTGCTGTGATGAATCCTTGAGAAATGCCTTGTCCGCTTTTTTGGGCAGGCATTTTTGATTCCAGCCACTTCCCTGCTTGTTCCATCATTTTATCGACATTTATCCATTCCCCAATTACAGAACCAATTACGATGCTGATAATAACAATAAGCAACTGTGTAGTTGCAAAGGTCATCTGAATACCAATTGCCATGACAGCCAGCGCAATTCCATACATAACTGTCTGTTTCATACGGTCAGGGATATTTTTAAATATCCTGCCGATTAAAGAACCTGCGATAATTAGTGCTACGTTCACTAACGTGCCGTAAAACACCATGTAAACCACTTCCCGACCATTAAAAAATAGTACCTATTCCGCTAGTGCGAAATAGGTACACGTTCAATCATTCAGTAAATCAAGTATCCGTTCAAAGTCTTCTTCAGAGAAAAATTCAATTTCAATTTTCCCTTTGTTTTTCGTCTTTTTAATAGATACATTCGTACCAAAGTGTTCACGCAGTGTTGTCTCCTGTTCAACTAGAAACAAATCTTTCTTTTCTTTCTTCTTATTTGTTTCACGTGAAACATGTTCGTTCAGCTTTTGAACTAATGCTTCTAATTGACGAACGTTTAATCCTTCTTTCATCGTCTTCTCAGCGATAATAGAAATCTGTTCTTTTTTACGCAACCCAAGCAGCGTACGG
Proteins encoded in this region:
- a CDS encoding DUF3267 domain-containing protein; protein product: MRASNEPAHIVDLDLRKVAKTGLWVTLWVTVGLFALDVFIQLAVLHKFSISFSFWNVLFAVIGYIVLIVVHELFHLLGFRIFAGVPWRKMIVGVNLKLGIAYATTDEWMTNAAIRKALLMPFWTTGVIPALVGLYLSNGVWLFLGGLLIGGAAGDFAMYKELKQFPDEWLVKDDPERPRLYLHEPVHSVE
- the ychF gene encoding redox-regulated ATPase YchF, with the protein product MALTAGIVGLPNVGKSTLFNAITKAGAEAANYPFCTIDPNVGIVEVPDERLQKLTELVTPKKTVPTAFEFTDIAGIVEGASKGEGLGNKFLSHIRETDAICQVVRCFADDNITHVSGKVDPLSDIEVINLELILADMESVDKRLQRVTKMAKQKDKEAMIEEPVLLKLKDAFEAGESARSVELTPEETAVVKGMHLLTIKPMLYVANVSEDEIADAANNEYVQAVRDFAEKDNAEVIVVCAKIEEEMAELDDDEKQMFLDELGIEESGLDQLIRAAYQLLGLATYFTAGVQEVRAWTFRKGMKAPQCAGVIHTDFERGFIRAETVAYDDLMAAGSMAAAKEAGKVRLEGKEYLVKDGDVMLFRFNV
- a CDS encoding DUF951 domain-containing protein translates to MEAKQFGINDVVEMKKQHPCGTNSWKVIRMGADIRIKCLGCGHSIMIPRNEFTKKMKRVIQQGDTES
- the yyaC gene encoding spore protease YyaC; translation: MQKLEQAELNSRIHYKETGAVWKLSTLFLENIPFTTREILFLCIGTDRSTGDALGPLVGSLLTETRSFPYRVIGTLEDPLHALNIEERVTELAVTHPDAYFVAVDACLGKSDSVGHLLVQDGPLQPGKAVGKELPSVGDIAIKGVVNIGGFMEHSVLQSTRLHLSYEMGRTISRALQLAHGRLKSKRVYDTYNQSHYRNSGNEVRYSDLSQAD
- a CDS encoding DUF554 domain-containing protein, giving the protein MVFYGTLVNVALIIAGSLIGRIFKNIPDRMKQTVMYGIALAVMAIGIQMTFATTQLLIVIISIVIGSVIGEWINVDKMMEQAGKWLESKMPAQKSGQGISQGFITATMIFVIGSMSIIGAIDSGLRNDHDVLMMKGVIDGFTSIILSSTLGIGVIFAAVPVLLYQGLITLFSTQISRFVPDELLELFISEMTATGGLMILAIGLNLIGLTKIRVANFIPAIPVVALIVSIIYAF